From Rissa tridactyla isolate bRisTri1 chromosome 10, bRisTri1.patW.cur.20221130, whole genome shotgun sequence:
accattccatgatttcagttttgaaaactgCAGTTGCGAAAGTTCATACCTTTAAAATTTCACCAAGGCCGTTGGAGATGTGTCGACGAGGAATGCTCTGAATGAAGGATCTATCCAGGAAACTGGCTACCGGGGGGGTGTAGCCCCCGAGCTTGTTCTTACACTGCAGGAAATTCACCCCGTTCTTTGCCCCCACGCTGGCATCAACGTAAGAGAGGAGGGTTGTTGGGACCCGAATGTAAGGGGTACGTCTTCTATAGAGGGACGCGGCTAATCCTACGATGTCCAGGCAGACGCCTCCTCCGATGGCGATGATGGGCTCAGTTCGCCTGTCGATGCTGAAGTTCTGGACTTCTTGCAAGATGTTCAAGACCAGGTCCAtggattttgtttcttcagtGGTAGGCAGGGCGAGGATTTTGTGCTGAACGTTATTCTCTTCAAAGTATTCTCTGACTTTGGAGCCATAAAGTTTGTCAACAACTTCATCTATGACAATAAAGCGCCTCAGCTTCCTTTTGCCGCTACTGGCTAGCTCTAGTTGCTGGGGGTCAGTAAGGTGACCCCAGAGCAGAGTAGTGTTAGAAGGATCCAGAATATTGTACGTTTCTACCACTTTGTAGCAAAAATAGATGGGGGCTTCAATTGTCCAGGAAATCCCACCTTCGGAGACGCATTCACCTCTGGCAAGGGTCAGAAAACATTGTTTGAAATCATTGTATTCCTCTTTTGCATTTTGCATGTCTGAACTAGTTTAAGGATGtagctggggggtggggaacaTGGGATCTCCTGCCCGTGCACTGCAAAAGTGTGGGGCTGTGAGAGTGGGACACATCTCCTGGGTGTCAGCCCTCAATTGCTTTGGCACCAgagaacccccccccccatcttagAGAACAGTCAAATGGCTGAACTTCTACGTGGTAACGATAAAACAGAGAGCAAGAAGGGCTAGTGaagcaaataattttccttccAATTCATTCATTTGccaataaaacagcagaaaaccccAGATCAATCATCCCAGCTTCCCAaaagggagtggggaagagatTGCCAAAATTTTCCAAAGTATTTATGAAGGAAACATCCTCTGCCTGGTATATCTGGGCGATACGAGTTGATTTATTCCTGTCTGTgcacagccacacacacacacacccctccataCAAAATAGTGACTCTCCCATTCTCCAGCTGACCAGTGGGACTCATCGAAAAGTGGCTCTCTCTACCTCCAAACAGGTATGATGGAAATAGGAAGTGCTCCCAggtagttaaaattaaaaaaatgtaattatttgagAGCTGGCAAAGGTTGCTGTAGTGGAGTTTGAAAGGATAAATAGAAGGTTACAAAGCTGGCATGTAATATCTACCTAAACCAGTGAAGAACACAGCCCTGCGACCCAGTTATTACTGCGGTTGGGAAGGGGGACCCAGGTGAAAAACAAGTGGCTTTTTTAGTTTGTTGGGAATCAGGAaaggcttgttttattttttcttttaaacacagaacaaaacagcaaaaagcattttatataaGACCTCTTCTTGAGCTGCAGTTGGGTGAAACCCGAAAGCTTCCATcaacctttgttttgttttttgaataaGCAGATGGCTCGTTGGGTAATCAGACTTCCGTACATGCCAAATTTCTTTCCACATGCCTGAACTTTCTCTTAAGGGTCTAAATAGacacttctctgctttctttacCAAATTGTCTCTAAGCCTGGCCCTAAGCCTTTTAAGCGTTAAAGAAAACCAGTGAGGATTTTTTACCAAATTGCCTCTAAACCTGGCCctaagcttttaaaatgttaaagaaaaccAGTGAGGATTTTTATCTTCCAGAAAGTTTCTTCTGGGCTTTTGAAAGGCAGTATTGCAAAAAACATCCTTGTGTatgttttaatgcagaaaatatatACCTTATAGCTGTACTTTATGTGCATGTTGCATCCATTTCTGGCATGTGACCCTTCGAAGAGACAGGATGGGTTTGAGTTTTAGTTGGTGGCATCAGCTTTGGGTGCCGGCTGGCACAACTAGCACCCACTGCAACCCCTCTGCTGTACAAAAACAGCAGTGAATTTGAAGCTGAACATACCCTTGTTGAAGCATATGTCAGCTGAGGATTTTTCTGGGCGTGCTCTGGGCCCTAGGTTCGTCCTGCTGTGGACTTGATGTCCATCAGACTGCCTGTGGGTCTCCTAAAGTCCTGTtccacctgctgcagccctgcctgagTGGTGCTggagggcagcccctgcccgctgccagcGCTGGTGACCATGCCTCGGACCTGACTGAGAAAAGGGTTAGACTCGTGACGTTAAAACCTGAGTATGACAATGCTAGAAAACTTCTGACATGGAAAAAATAGCTGTATTAAGGAAGACCTGCCTCACAAACAGGGCTCCACACGCTCCTGAAAAGGAGTGTCCTGTAATTAAAGGATAATTAACTGGAGAGATGTAATATCAGCAAAGAGCTGCATGTATCCCTGGGGGAAATTTGCCTCTCTCCTCTTTCTGAAGCAGCATTCGGTGACTCCTACAGTTTGAGAGATGCGTTATGGTTTTTGCTCCTGTCGGTGACCTACTGCGTTTATTTTTCCCACCTGGGCATTTCATTTACCTGCAACTCTCTCCATAAACgcatcctcctcccctgcctgtgCTTGAGCTTTTGCACACAAAGATTTCCTGTAcgtacagggggaaaaaagcccaagtGCAGCATTCAGAGGTCCCTGCGTCAGCATGTCAGAAGTTTAAAGAAACTTCCCGTCTACATAAATTCCCACTGTACCTTAGCCAAGTCATGCCAAGGAGAACCGCAAATACCTGTGCTGCCATATTGCACATGTATTGAAGCCCACTTTTGTAGGGATTATGGTGGATTTAAGCCGCAAGGGCACATGAGATGGTTTTTCCCTCTGAGATGCATCCCACCCATCCATCTCCCAGGGAGATGGCACAGTTTGGCTAGCCAAAGCCGTCCTCCGCGATCGCCAATGGGCAACGTGACCCCCTGTACTTACATTTTTGCTTCGGAGAGAGTTATCTTGTCCTCGCAGTCGGATAGGGCTTCTCCTTTCTTGATCCGGCACCATGTGCTCTTGACCCGCACCAGCTGGAAGTCTGTCTGCTGGGGCTCCTGAGGTATGGTGGCCGGGGCCACAGGAGCGAAGGACTTTTCCGACACCGGCATGCTTCCAGAAGGTGAAATCTCCCTGTTAAGAGATCTCCTGTAACTGGGTGCCTTTGAGGTGCTTTTTAAAGGCTCCAGGTGACCGGGTGTTGGAAGGGGAGGACGCGTCTCCATGGGGAAGACCAGTTACAAAACTAAGATTATCTAATCTGGGATGCACGTTTGGGGTGGTAGGAGCATTTGAAGACATGTGCGAGTACCAGGAGGGGGTTGTATAATCAGCTAGTTTTATAATGCTTAAGAAGTACAATAGCAGTGCATACATCAATTTCCAACGTGATGCCCTACAGCAAATTTAAAGTTATGAAAGGCAATTTGTGTGATTCTCTGTGATGTCCAGGAACCTCCTTTGCCGTGCGGTGCCTCTGATCTGGCCGCAGCTCTAACCTGCTCTTACGGGGTGAGACAGGAGCTGGAGCATGGGGACAGGATCGATACCAGCTGATTAAACCTCTTTTGAGCTCACATTCCCAGGGTTCTCTTGTGTTGAGGAACAGAATGATTTTTGTCGTCGTTGTTGTTTTTAACTTTTATGGcgggtttaaaaaaaacaatcagagttTGTCCCCTGAGGGGCTGTTTAGGGGGTGAGCTGAGCTGTGATTCCTTTGCCCAGCTGCCTGTAGGACACTGAGATGCTGAGGTTTCCCTGCAGTGGAGTTGCTTCAGCATCAGCAGCGTGGTCCAGGCAATGGTATCTGAGCCTTGATGACCCTGCCTTTTGGGTCCTGGGCTTTCCTGCAATTGTCACCTATCTGTCTTATTAAGACAATGCCAGATCACCCCTGTATATTTGAGATCTCCATCTCCCTGACCCAAAGGCACATTGATCCTGCGGGATGGGCTCAGCCAGGGGGATGAATTCCCCTTCTCTAGGAAGCGGTGGCatggtgggggcaggcagggagcccaTGCTGGCAGCAGCCGGCACCCTGCTCTCCACGTGACCAAGGGATGCACGATTCACCTTCCCACGTGATCTTCCAGCTGGGGCTTTCAGAGAGCCCTGGGCTCAGCTTGCCACACCAGACACTCCCTTGGCACAGGGGAAGGTCTTCCTTTGATTTCACCGGCAGTGCCTGAAGGTACAAACCCGTCTTTGCCTTCTCCTTGGTCATGTTTCTGAAGGCTGTCCTTGTTCAGGAGCAAAGatcaagaaaactgaaaacaggCATAAAAGCAGAGGCTGGAAAAAATGGTTCTTCAAGAGCCCGTCAAGAGCAAGATCTCATTGCATCGAAGGCTTAATTGCAGCCAAACTCACTTAGGAACCTGCATTTACCTCAAATTTGTGAAAAAGCTACAAGAATAAACTCTATAAGCCATGTAGCTCTGCTCCAGGGAGGGCAATAGGAAACTCCTAACATCTGGCATCTCCAGCTTTGCCATCTCCAGATGGCAAAGCGCTTTGTGAAGGGGACAGACTGTTATCCTCATTgtatagaaaaggaaaacagagtcaCCAGAAGAGAAGCAACTTGCCCAAAGTCACCTCCAAATCTAGCGGAGGGCAGATTCGATGGCATACTAAAGCTCTTAGCCTGTTTACCAAATACTCGTCTGAAATTGTGACTCCTAATCCAAACACAATTTGGATTGCTTtccacaggggctgcaggtctAATGCAGTTTGTTGTTTACTAAATCATATGATGGAATAATCTTAGGTATGCAAGGAGGTCTGTCCTGTTtgtcttgtttatttgtttcGATTAATATAAATCCACTGAGCATTGGgacttattttatttgcttttcttttactcttttgcTCTGTGCGTTTACTTTTTTTCCGTTTATACTTCCCTGTTCTGTTCTGAGGGCATTGAAatgtcttctgtttcattttagaaGTTGACAAATCGACTTTCCAACCTCTGTCTGCTTGGCATAGCCAATGACTGCCGTGGCCTTCTACCATCCATCCTTTAGAGGGGCTGCCAAGAGCCTTGCAGCTCCCCCCAGCcacttcccctcccctgcccagccccggggtCCCTCAGCAGGCTTTGTTAGGTACATTGAGTCGGTCCATGACTGAACTAGCCCAGGGTGATGCATCCCAGAGGTGAAAGATGCCATTCTGGTTATGGGCTTGTCCACTTTTCCTCATTAACTTCAGTTTGTGTTTCATCTGCATGAGGAAGAGACGGCCAGCCGACCTCAACTCCATCACATGCTCTTTAATTACTTTCCTTTAATTCCTCTCCAGCCTTTTCTGCTCCAACTCTGCTGCAGGCCATGTTAGGCTTTTGGATACCTTGGGTGTTACCAGTGGTTCCTCCTGATGCCGCCTCCAGCCGGTGAATTCCTGGAGCCCTTTCTGGGGGTGCAGGATGGTCACTGGTACCCATGCGACACAACCTCCTCCAGCCCATCCATTCCTGGGACCATTTCTGGGGGTGCAGGACCACTGGTACCCGTGTGACACAACCTCCTCCAGCCCATGCAGAGCCCTGACCTCTGAGCCGGACCCAAGAGCAGCGGATTC
This genomic window contains:
- the LOC128915710 gene encoding 2-epi-5-epi-valiolone synthase-like; its protein translation is MPVSEKSFAPVAPATIPQEPQQTDFQLVRVKSTWCRIKKGEALSDCEDKITLSEAKIGECVSEGGISWTIEAPIYFCYKVVETYNILDPSNTTLLWGHLTDPQQLELASSGKRKLRRFIVIDEVVDKLYGSKVREYFEENNVQHKILALPTTEETKSMDLVLNILQEVQNFSIDRRTEPIIAIGGGVCLDIVGLAASLYRRRTPYIRVPTTLLSYVDASVGAKNGVNFLQCKNKLGGYTPPVASFLDRSFIQSIPRRHISNGLGEILKMALMKHKGLFDLLKTHGKHLLDTKFQSYSGSTDHGDAALQTTRIAIETMLEELAPNLWEDDLDRLVDFGHLISPELEMRVLPLLMHGEAVNIDMAFMTYVAYMRGLITAEEKEQIIQCMRGLELPVWHGGCSWPLIKRALMERLKHSGGQPRMPLPTGLGVAEIFNDTSEETLERAYKLWVRDCKTVLEEEPPAF